One Elusimicrobiota bacterium DNA window includes the following coding sequences:
- the secY gene encoding preprotein translocase subunit SecY gives MQQLADIFKIQDLKKRIIFVVIALAVYRLGAFIPIPGINVAALQALFNANKGTLLGFLDIFSGGALGRFSIFSMGVMPYINASIIMSLVQGAHVFPFLDRLAKEGGTGHKKIIQYTRVFTLFLAAFQSLGLTIALTKMSAGGGPTIVSNPTFTFYFVTVLTLVTGTIFVMWLGEQITERGIGNGISLIIFAGIVDRLPGAVMDMIKLIQIDEMSILSGLLIVATVLVIVGFTIWVETAQRKIPVQYAQRMVGRKMYGGASTFLPLKVDQSGVIAVIFAVSLLSVPYTITQFNPGAPWAQKVMSFMNHSSLVYQLCYVALIIFFCYFYNSVSINPKDLAENMKKWGGFIPGIRPGEQTASHIEWVMNRITLGGALFVSVIAVLPDYLRAKFNVPFYFGGTSLLIVVGVALDTIAQTEAHLIMRNYEGFYKNSKIKGRWFNVGT, from the coding sequence ATGCAACAATTAGCCGATATCTTTAAAATTCAGGACCTTAAGAAAAGGATAATCTTTGTTGTGATAGCGCTGGCCGTTTACCGGTTGGGCGCTTTTATCCCGATACCGGGCATTAATGTCGCGGCCCTGCAGGCGCTTTTCAACGCCAACAAGGGGACGCTCCTTGGTTTTCTGGATATTTTTTCCGGCGGCGCGCTGGGGAGATTTTCCATTTTTTCAATGGGCGTAATGCCTTACATTAACGCTTCCATCATTATGAGCCTGGTTCAGGGCGCGCATGTATTCCCTTTCCTTGACAGGCTGGCCAAAGAAGGCGGTACGGGACATAAAAAGATAATACAGTACACCCGCGTATTTACCCTGTTTTTAGCCGCTTTCCAGTCGCTCGGCCTTACCATAGCGCTCACCAAAATGTCCGCGGGCGGAGGCCCCACCATTGTCAGCAACCCTACGTTCACATTTTACTTCGTCACCGTGCTTACTCTTGTCACAGGCACTATTTTTGTAATGTGGCTGGGTGAGCAGATAACCGAGCGGGGTATCGGCAACGGTATTTCGCTCATAATATTCGCCGGTATCGTGGACAGGCTGCCCGGCGCCGTGATGGACATGATAAAGCTGATACAGATAGACGAAATGAGCATTCTTTCCGGACTGCTTATAGTCGCGACGGTGCTGGTTATTGTCGGGTTTACTATCTGGGTTGAAACCGCCCAGAGAAAAATACCGGTGCAGTACGCACAGCGCATGGTGGGCAGAAAAATGTACGGCGGAGCAAGCACTTTTCTGCCGCTCAAAGTCGACCAATCAGGCGTTATCGCGGTTATTTTCGCCGTGTCGCTTTTAAGCGTGCCCTACACTATAACGCAATTTAATCCCGGCGCCCCCTGGGCGCAGAAAGTGATGTCCTTCATGAACCACTCAAGCCTGGTATATCAGCTGTGCTACGTGGCGCTCATCATCTTTTTCTGCTATTTTTACAACTCGGTGAGCATTAACCCTAAAGATCTGGCCGAGAATATGAAAAAATGGGGCGGTTTTATACCCGGTATACGGCCCGGTGAACAGACGGCGTCTCATATCGAATGGGTGATGAACAGGATAACGCTCGGCGGCGCGCTTTTCGTTTCCGTAATAGCGGTGCTGCCCGACTATTTGCGGGCTAAATTCAACGTGCCTTTCTATTTCGGCGGGACCTCGCTTTTAATCGTGGTGGGCGTGGCGCTTGACACCATAGCGCAGACGGAAGCCCACCTCATAATGCGCAACTACGAGGGTTTTTACAAGAACTCAAAAATAAAGGGCCGCTGGTTCAATGTGGGCACTTAA
- the infA gene encoding translation initiation factor IF-1: MSENSEKIELEGIVKESLPNATFKVEIAPGKTILGIISGKMRINHIKILPGDKVRLELSPYDLSKGRIVYRGK; encoded by the coding sequence ATGTCAGAAAACAGCGAAAAAATAGAACTTGAAGGGATAGTGAAAGAGTCGCTTCCGAACGCCACTTTCAAAGTTGAGATCGCACCCGGAAAAACCATCCTTGGGATAATTTCCGGCAAAATGCGCATCAACCATATAAAGATTCTTCCCGGAGACAAAGTCCGCCTTGAATTGTCGCCCTACGACCTTTCCAAAGGCAGGATCGTTTACAGGGGAAAATAG
- the rpsK gene encoding 30S ribosomal protein S11 — translation MPSSADGAKGPRPAGAAPVGKGAEKPQAKRRYRSVPFARVYINCSFNNTIVTITDEKGGAIAWSTSGSNGFRGTKKGTPFAAQITASKACAKAAEYGVRQAQIFVNGPGPGRETAIRAIAASGIRVVSIKDVTGIPHNGCRPPKARRV, via the coding sequence ATCCCCTCATCAGCTGACGGCGCCAAAGGCCCCCGGCCCGCCGGCGCGGCTCCCGTTGGGAAGGGCGCGGAGAAACCGCAGGCCAAACGCCGCTATCGCAGCGTGCCTTTCGCCCGCGTTTACATCAACTGCTCTTTTAACAACACCATCGTCACCATTACCGACGAAAAAGGCGGGGCCATCGCCTGGTCGACATCGGGCAGTAACGGATTTCGGGGCACCAAGAAGGGAACGCCTTTCGCGGCCCAGATCACGGCCTCAAAGGCCTGCGCCAAAGCCGCCGAATACGGCGTGCGGCAGGCGCAGATTTTTGTGAACGGCCCCGGCCCCGGCAGAGAAACCGCAATACGCGCCATAGCCGCCAGCGGCATACGCGTGGTGTCCATAAAAGATGTTACCGGCATCCCGCACAACGGTTGCAGGCCGCCCAAGGCGCGGAGAGTGTAA
- the rpsM gene encoding 30S ribosomal protein S13, with product MARIAGVDLPREKRIDIALAYVYGIGRPMARKILEGLKNQIDPTTRVKNLTEDQVGLLNSLISKEYKVEGELRREETAHIKRYVEISSYRGYRHRRNLPARGQRTKTNARTRRGRRKTVGSSSKAPAAAAAKPAA from the coding sequence ATGGCAAGAATAGCTGGAGTGGATTTACCGAGGGAAAAAAGAATTGACATCGCCCTCGCCTATGTTTACGGGATAGGCCGGCCCATGGCCAGGAAGATTTTGGAAGGCCTGAAAAACCAGATAGACCCCACGACCAGGGTAAAGAATCTTACTGAGGATCAGGTGGGGCTGCTCAACTCGCTTATCTCAAAGGAATACAAGGTGGAAGGCGAACTGAGGCGCGAGGAAACCGCGCACATCAAGCGCTATGTGGAAATAAGCAGTTATCGCGGCTACAGGCACAGACGCAATCTCCCTGCCCGCGGCCAGCGCACCAAGACCAACGCCAGAACCCGCAGAGGCAGGAGAAAAACCGTGGGTTCGTCTTCAAAGGCGCCGGCGGCGGCGGCAGCCAAGCCCGCGGCGTAA
- the rplO gene encoding 50S ribosomal protein L15 translates to MVGLNNLRPKPGSVRRTKRLGTGSGSGHGQTSTKGQKGQSATAGGTKRSGFEGGQMPLSRRIPKSGFSNNKFRVVCEWVNVSSLDKCFDNGAEVTPEALVLKRLVKHTKRVKILGDGELKKSLKVFAHAFSASAKEKIEKAGGAASVIAAAVPAGK, encoded by the coding sequence ATGGTCGGTTTAAACAATTTACGGCCCAAACCGGGCTCAGTGCGCAGAACCAAGAGGCTTGGTACGGGCAGCGGTTCGGGACACGGCCAGACTTCCACTAAGGGCCAGAAAGGCCAGAGCGCCACCGCCGGCGGCACCAAACGCAGCGGCTTTGAGGGCGGCCAGATGCCGCTGTCGCGCCGCATTCCGAAGAGCGGGTTTTCCAACAACAAGTTCAGGGTCGTCTGCGAATGGGTGAATGTTTCTTCGCTTGATAAATGTTTTGACAACGGCGCCGAAGTGACGCCGGAGGCGCTGGTCCTGAAACGGCTGGTCAAGCATACAAAGCGCGTAAAAATTCTGGGCGACGGGGAGCTTAAGAAATCGCTGAAGGTCTTCGCGCACGCTTTTTCCGCGTCCGCCAAAGAAAAAATAGAGAAGGCCGGCGGCGCCGCCTCTGTGATAGCCGCGGCGGTCCCGGCGGGGAAATAA
- a CDS encoding adenylate kinase: MNIILLGYPGSGKGTQAKVLSQKLGLMHFSTGDIFREEISKHSPLGLEAAGYLSGGRLVPDKLVLDLIKSRLAAETRGLLFDGFPRTVEQAQVLDEYLSSRGLAVDMVFFLDLPEQEVVSRLGARRTCVKCGMIYNLLTSAPAKENTCDACGGALALREDDKPEVIKKRIMVYRDQTEPLLAYYKGNGVFSEVKADLAPQAITGQILSSLKTGLHG, encoded by the coding sequence ATGAATATAATTTTGCTGGGATATCCCGGTTCCGGAAAAGGAACCCAGGCCAAGGTTCTCTCCCAAAAATTAGGGCTTATGCATTTCTCCACGGGTGACATCTTTCGCGAGGAAATTTCAAAGCATAGCCCGCTCGGACTTGAAGCGGCGGGCTATCTTTCGGGCGGCCGCCTGGTGCCGGATAAACTGGTTTTGGACCTGATAAAGAGCAGGCTCGCCGCTGAAACGCGCGGCCTTTTATTCGACGGGTTCCCGCGCACTGTGGAGCAGGCGCAGGTCCTGGACGAGTATCTCTCCTCGAGAGGACTGGCGGTGGACATGGTTTTTTTTCTGGACCTGCCGGAACAGGAAGTCGTTTCGCGTCTGGGCGCGCGGCGTACCTGCGTGAAGTGCGGCATGATTTACAACCTTCTTACCAGCGCGCCGGCGAAAGAAAATACCTGCGACGCCTGCGGCGGGGCGCTGGCGCTCAGGGAGGACGATAAACCGGAAGTAATAAAAAAGCGCATTATGGTTTACAGGGACCAGACCGAGCCGCTTCTCGCCTATTACAAGGGCAACGGGGTTTTTTCAGAGGTTAAGGCGGACCTTGCCCCGCAAGCCATAACCGGACAGATTCTTTCTTCGCTTAAAACCGGCTTACATGGTTGA
- the map gene encoding type I methionyl aminopeptidase translates to MVELKTPAELEKMRTASGIVASTLALLRGKIKPGVSTLELDRFAEAEIRRRGAQPAFLGYRGYPATLCVSINEEVVHGIPNAARLIMEGDVVSLDLGAVWEGFYGDAAITVAAGRVKPELAKLLEVTEAALYRALKTVKSGIHIGDVSHAVEEYVVPTGMGVVREFTGHGIGRHLHEEPSIPNFGRRGTGVVLKPGMTLAIEPMVCLGTAEVVIKNDGWTAVSADGSCAAHFEHTVAVTEDGCEILSLSEGGQ, encoded by the coding sequence ATGGTTGAATTAAAGACTCCCGCCGAGCTTGAAAAAATGCGCACGGCATCGGGCATCGTGGCCTCTACGCTCGCTCTGCTGAGGGGAAAAATAAAACCCGGCGTTTCAACTTTGGAGCTTGACCGTTTTGCCGAGGCTGAAATAAGGCGGCGCGGGGCCCAGCCCGCGTTCCTCGGTTACAGGGGCTACCCGGCCACGCTTTGCGTTTCCATAAACGAGGAAGTGGTGCACGGCATTCCGAACGCCGCCCGCTTGATAATGGAAGGCGATGTGGTCAGCCTTGATCTGGGTGCTGTGTGGGAGGGGTTTTACGGCGACGCCGCCATAACCGTGGCGGCGGGCCGCGTGAAACCGGAGTTGGCTAAATTGCTTGAGGTTACGGAAGCGGCGCTTTACCGGGCGCTTAAAACGGTCAAAAGCGGGATTCACATCGGAGACGTTTCACATGCCGTGGAGGAATATGTCGTCCCAACCGGCATGGGCGTGGTGAGAGAGTTCACCGGGCACGGGATAGGCAGGCATTTGCACGAGGAACCCTCCATTCCTAATTTCGGCCGGCGCGGCACCGGCGTGGTTCTAAAACCCGGCATGACGCTTGCCATAGAACCCATGGTTTGTCTTGGAACCGCGGAGGTGGTAATAAAAAACGACGGCTGGACGGCCGTTTCCGCAGACGGGTCCTGCGCCGCGCATTTTGAACATACCGTAGCGGTTACGGAGGACGGCTGCGAAATACTAAGCCTAAGTGAGGGAGGACAGTAA
- the rpmJ gene encoding 50S ribosomal protein L36 has translation MKVRASVKKICNKCKIVKRKGVVRVICTDPRHKQRQG, from the coding sequence ATGAAGGTAAGAGCAAGCGTTAAGAAAATCTGCAACAAATGCAAGATAGTTAAAAGAAAAGGCGTAGTCAGGGTGATTTGCACCGATCCCCGGCATAAACAGCGGCAGGGTTAG